One window from the genome of Lepisosteus oculatus isolate fLepOcu1 chromosome 25, fLepOcu1.hap2, whole genome shotgun sequence encodes:
- the smim1 gene encoding small integral membrane protein 1, giving the protein MEPQDTDVRYTSWNESTRDDVRMTGSSSASGVLACYDKMFTGNLGIAVKVAAVLVFMIVIYLIGYVSGYYVHKCK; this is encoded by the exons ATGGAGCCCCAGGATACAGATGTGCGGTACACCAGCTGGAATGAGAGCACCCGGGATGACGTACGCATGACTGGGTCTTCCTCTGCGTCCGGAGTGTTAGC GTGCTATGATAAGATGTTCACCGGAAATCTGGGAATCGCTGTGAAAGTGGCGGCAGTCCTTGTTTTCATGATCGTCATTTACCTCATTGGATACGTTTCTGGGTACTACGTTCACAAGTGCAAATAG
- the mad2l2 gene encoding mitotic spindle assembly checkpoint protein MAD2B, translating to MTTLTRQDLNFGQVVADILCEFLEVAIHLILYVREVYPTGIFQKRKKYNVPVQMSCHPELNQYIQDTLHCIKPLIEKNDAEKVVVVIMDKEHHPVERFVFEISQPPLLSISSDTLLSHVEQLLRAVILKISVCDAVLDNNPPGCTFTVLVHTREAAIRNMEKIQVIKDFPWIVADEQEVHMREPRLIPLKTMTSDIVKMQLYVEERAQKTS from the exons ATGACTACTCTTACCAGACAGGATCTCAATTTTGGACAAG TGGTAGCTGACATCCTGTGTGAGTTCCTGGAGGTGGCCATTCACTTAATCCTGTATGTCCGGGAGGTGTACCCCACAGGGATTtttcagaagagaaaaaagTACAATGTTCCTGTGCAA atgtcATGTCATCCTGAGCTGAACCAGTATATACAGGACACCTTGCATTGCATCAAACCATTAATTGAAAAG AATGATGCAGAGAAAGTTGTTGTCGTCATTATGGACAAAGAGCACCATCCAGTGGAGAGATTTGTGTTTGAAATTTCACAGCCCCCACTGCTTTCCATCAG CTCAGATACTTTGCTTTCTCATGTGGAGCAGTTGCTGAGAGCAGTCATCCTAAAAATCAGCGTATGTGATGCGGTGCTTGACAACAATCCTCCAG GATGCACATTTACAGTGCTGGTGCACACCAGAGAAGCTGccatccgcaatatggaaaaaattcaagttatTAAG GATTTCCCGTGGATAGTTGCTGATGAACAGGAAGTGCACATGCGGGAGCCCAGACTTATACCTCTGAAAACTATGACATCCGATATTGTTAAA